Proteins from a single region of Meles meles chromosome 10, mMelMel3.1 paternal haplotype, whole genome shotgun sequence:
- the SHH gene encoding sonic hedgehog protein has protein sequence MLPLGRRLLAVLVSALLLCPGLACGPGRGFGKRRHPKKLTPLAYKQFIPNVAEKTLGASGRYEGKISRNSERFKELTPNYNPDIIFKDEENTGADRLMTQRCKDKLNALAISVMNQWPGVKLRVTEGWDEDGHHSEESLHYEGRAVDITTSDRDRSKYGMLARLAVEAGFDWVYYESKAHIHCSVKAENSVAAKSGGCFPGSATVHLEQGGTKLVRELRPGDRVLAADDQGRLLYSDFLTFLDRDDGAKKVFYVIETREPRERLLLTAAHLLFVAPHNHSAAAEPEARAGAGPPPGAAPGRRALFASRVRPGQLVYVVAEGGGGRRLLPAAVHSVTLREEATGAYAPLTAQGTILINRVLASCYAVIEEHGWAHRAFAPFRLAHALLAVLAPARTDRGGDGDGGDGDGGGGGHLPLPAPGAADAPGAAGVHWYSQLLYQIGTWLLDSGALHPLGMAVPSS, from the exons ATGCTGCCGCTGGGGAGACGTCTGCTGGCGGTGCTCGTCTCCGCACTGCTGCTGTGCCCGGGGCTGGCGTGCGGACCCGGCAGGGGATTTGGGAAGAGGCGGCACCCCAAAAAGCTGACCCCTTTAGCCTACAAGCAGTTTATCCCCAACGTGGCCGAGAAGACCCTCGGGGCCAGTGGAAGATACGAAGGGAAGATCTCGAGAAACTCGGAGCGATTTAAGGAACTCACCCCCAATTACAACCCCGACATCATATTTAAGgatgaagaaaacacaggagcgGACCGGCTGATGACTCAG CGGTGTAAGGACAAGTTGAATGCCTTGGCCATCTCGGTGATGAACCAGTGGCCCGGCGTGAAGCTGCGGGTGACCGAGGGCTGGGACGAAGACGGCCACCACTCAGAGGAGTCGCTGCACTACGAGGGCCGGGCCGTGGACATCACCACGTCGGACCGGGACCGCAGCAAGTACGGCATGCTGGCGCGCCTGGCCGTGGAGGCCGGCTTCGACTGGGTGTACTATGAGTCCAAAGCCCACATCCATTGCTCCGTGAAAGCAG AGAATTCGGTGGCCGCCAAGTCCGGCGGCTGCTTCCCGGGCTCGGCCACGGTGCACCTGGAGCAGGGCGGCACCAAGCTGGTGAGGGAGCTGCGCCCCGGGGACCGCGTGCTGGCGGCCGACGACCAGGGCCGGCTGCTCTACAGCGACTTCCTCACCTTCCTGGACCGCGACGACGGCGCCAAGAAGGTCTTCTACGTGATCGAGACGCGGGAGCCGCGCGAGCGCCTGCTGCTCACCGCCGCGCACCTGCTGTTCGTCGCGCCGCACAACCACTCGGCGGCCGCGGAGCCGGAGGCGCGGGCGGGCGCGGGGCCGCCGCCGGGGGCCGCGCCGGGGCGCCGGGCGCTCTTCGCCAGCCGCGTGCGCCCGGGCCAGCTCGTGTACGTGGTGGCCGAGGGCGGCGGGGGTCGCCGGCTCCTGCCGGCCGCGGTGCACAGCGTGACGCTGCGCGAGGAGGCCACGGGCGCGTACGCGCCGCTCACGGCGCAGGGCACCATCCTCATCAACCGGGTGCTGGCGTCGTGCTACGCGGTCATCGAGGAGCACGGCTGGGCGCACCGGGCCTTCGCGCCCTTCCGCCTGGCGCACGCGCTCCTGGCCGTGCTGGCGCCCGCGCGCACGGACCGCGGCGGGGACGGCGACGGCGGGGACGgcgacggcgggggcggcggccacctgcccctccccgcgCCGGGTGCGGCCGACGCGCCGGGCGCCGCGGGCGTCCACTGGTACTCGCAGCTTCTCTACCAAATAGGCACCTGGCTGCTGGACAGCGGGGCCCTGCACCCGCTGGGCATGGCGGTCCCGTCCAGCTGA